In Paenibacillus sonchi, a single genomic region encodes these proteins:
- a CDS encoding purine-nucleoside phosphorylase, with translation MNVVTQSNIQEAAVYIKDKCPVAPEIGLILGSGLGVLADLITDEVVIPYNEIPHFPVSTVEGHEGELLIGMIEGRRVVMMKGRFHMYEGYGPETTAFPVRVMKELGVASLLVTNAAGGVNTDFTPGDLMLITDHLNLTGRNPLTGPNDNALGVRFPDMSTAYSPRLIAVAKEAAAAQGFEFKEGVYAGLLGPCYETPAEIVMLRRQGADAVGMSTVSETIVARHAGIEVLGISCITNMAAGILDQPLNHAEVMETADRVRGHFLKLVLALIPKM, from the coding sequence ATGAACGTAGTAACCCAGAGCAACATTCAGGAAGCAGCCGTCTATATCAAAGATAAATGTCCCGTCGCCCCGGAGATTGGCCTGATTCTCGGCTCCGGCCTTGGCGTCCTGGCGGATCTGATCACCGATGAGGTGGTTATTCCCTATAATGAAATCCCGCATTTTCCTGTGTCCACGGTAGAAGGGCATGAGGGAGAACTGCTGATCGGCATGATCGAGGGACGCCGTGTAGTGATGATGAAAGGCCGCTTCCACATGTATGAAGGCTATGGGCCGGAGACGACGGCTTTTCCGGTTCGCGTGATGAAGGAGCTGGGCGTAGCCAGCCTGCTGGTCACCAATGCCGCTGGCGGCGTGAATACGGACTTCACACCCGGCGATCTGATGCTGATTACCGATCATCTGAACCTCACCGGACGGAATCCGCTGACTGGACCGAATGACAATGCGCTGGGTGTGCGGTTCCCTGACATGTCTACCGCCTACAGCCCCCGCCTGATTGCGGTGGCCAAGGAAGCTGCGGCAGCACAGGGTTTTGAATTCAAGGAAGGTGTCTATGCCGGTCTGCTGGGTCCTTGCTATGAAACCCCGGCCGAGATCGTGATGCTGCGCCGCCAGGGGGCGGACGCGGTAGGAATGTCCACGGTTTCGGAGACGATTGTAGCCCGTCATGCGGGTATTGAAGTGCTGGGGATTTCCTGCATCACCAACATGGCCGCCGGAATTCTGGATCAGCCGCTGAACCATGCGGAGGTTATGGAGACGGCGGATCGAGTGCGTGGGCACTTTTTGAAGCTGGTGCTGGCGTTAATTCCGAAGATGTAG